Within Phaeodactylum tricornutum CCAP 1055/1 chromosome 15, whole genome shotgun sequence, the genomic segment TTGTATGCTTTACCCCCTGTCGCGGTGACATCGTAGTGCATGTATCCTTCAGTCGAATATGACACAGCAATGAAAGTAACGTGGAATGCCACTAGGCCGTCCATGCCCATCTGTTCTCCAATTCCCCTGAGAATTGTGTCAAACCCTGAGACACTCAAGGCTTGCAAGTAGTCTTCATGTGCAGCGTTGTCACCGGGACTCAGCCAATGGAGATTTGACCGCCATTTCTTGTCCGGCCGTTGTAAGAACCAATTATGTCCATTCAGCTCTAAATTTTTGTCGGCACCGGGGAGGAGTGCGTTGTCTCTTGTAGTTACATGCCGAAATATGTCGGTAATCCCCATTCTATCGCAATATTCCAACAGTGTTTTGCGAATACTTTCGTGGAGACCAAGGCGATAGGCCCATTTTGTAGCTACGTCTCCAGAACTAGCCCAACGAATTTCGGCCATTTCACCGGGCTTCAACGGGTCTGGAGAAAAATCGCCTAGAGGTCGGCTGTCGGCAGACATCCAATTCGAAGGGTAGAATCTTTTGGGGATACCAATTTCATGTCGGAAAGTATTTCTTTGATTGACATCAGATGAATACGCCTTGTCCACAACTTTTACAGCCTGGAGAGGTATCCCGGTCACGAACAATCCCGAATCTGGGATTTCACCACAATACTGTGGCTCAGCAGGGCTCTTCAAAGGATAAACAATAGCGGTATAGAAGGTAATACCATCTTCTTTATATCGAGTCTTGATACTGCATGGTCGCAAGCAATGAAGCGCTTCGTTTTCCCACTCGACTagctcctcttcgtcgtccacctCAATAGCGACAAAGTAGCAGGCAGTTGTCAGATTGTCTGGATAGGGATTCTTGCTTTGTTCCATATGCGTGCGAATAGCATCGTTTCCGTACAGATCTTCAAACTTAGCAGCCGATATGTAGCTCGCACCATCGAATGTCCATTCCTTTACATGGCTATTCCAGGCTGTGCTCCATGTTTCCCCATAGTCAATAAATATCTCTTCCCCAGCCGCAATTTCGCGCAATGCTACAAATTCGATAAGCAGTGTCCCGTCGACAGACTCTGCGAACAGCTGGTGCGCGGTCTCCTCTAGCCAGTCAGATGGTTCCGTCAATGAAGTTGACCACCGAACGAATGCATTGGGACTTATGGCATCGTGGTTGATGAAGTTGATCCCGGGCGCTAAAGGTAGCAACAAAACATTGGAATCAGGATGACCATAGCAATAGTTCAATGCCAATTGTTGACCAACAACGTAATCTGAATATTCAACACCATGTTCTCGAAAAAATGGAGGAAAAGGGTCCTCCCGAAAACGCTGTTCGACAATTTGCAGTTGGGAACGGTCCAAGTGAAGCACAGGCGAAGGAGCGATCACAGTCCCTTTCGCTACTGCTCGCTTGGTGAAGGCGCCATTGCCGATTCCCAGTTTGGTTGAAGGACCAATCCAGATGTTGTCGACGCATACGCCGTTTTCTTGCAGCCATTCAAGTGACCGGATTTCATCGTCTTCACCGCCGCCATTTTCATCCTCGTAAACATCATTGTCAAGGTCACCGTTAccatcgtcctcgtctttttctttgtctctTCGGAAGGGCGGAGGTGGACCTAAGCAGTCTAAGAAAAGCTCCTCTCCTGCCGCCATGGACCGTACAGTCTCGTACGTCACGCCATGGTGATACGAGAACGAGCCGGCTGTCGCATCCTTCGCTCGATGCACATCTAAACTGTCTATAACGTGATTTCTTTTCAGTCGAACGTTTTCCCCCTGAAAGACCGAGCAGGCTGGTAAAGTTCCTACTCCGGGTAGTAGCAGCTCCGAAAGAAAAGAGTTCTCTAGAATAAGGCCATCTAGCACGTCTATATTCCATACCATATCGTGCCATGCGCTCCATTCGTTCTTATTGGGATCGAAAAAGGGGAGAGCAATGTCTGGCTCACCCACAAGCTCGTGTGCGTCGCGGTCTACACCCGAATGGAGTGTAAGAGTTTCCGGATTCTTCGTTGACGGGGCCAAGTAGAGACCACACGGTGCCAAAATGCCACTTTCGCACTGCCCCGGGTCGCCCTCACAGACGGGGGCGTCGGAAGAGACTCCGTGGATCGTAACTAGAATCATTGCCCCGATATAGCGGGGGTCAAACACCGAACGTTGAAGACGTGGATGTTGTTGCATGGCTCTGGGTATTGGTTGATGTTGTTTCGGATCCTGGCGCTTGATGTCACGTTCACCGACAGTTCTTCCTTTGATTGATACCGCAGTACCTCAAGGAAGGATCCGATTTGCTGTCACGTGTTCTTGTGTTTGCTGTTGTTCTCAGAGAAGCCAATGTTCACGGATGCGttgcgttgactgtgagacagATTGCGTATATATGTATATAGTGTTGCGTCTCGGTCCTATCATTTCATTACGAATATTCTTACCTAACGTAAAAACAGCGGAGTCCAGGTGAAATTGAAACAAAGAAATAAATGCGcgagactgacagtgatagCGAAGCGTTGTCTTCCGATCGCGAAGTGAAAGTTATGCATACATAAttcgttggcgttggtgcTTGTCCGTCGTACGTAACGGCCTTCCTTCATTTCATTTGAACACGACTCCGACAATGGGGTATTCCGAAGAGAACGGCTTCGACGAGAGCGCAGATTGGCGTATCATTTCCTTTCGACTCAGGCCAAAGCGCCTTTGTAAACAAACGCACAAGTAACGATCATGATCAAGGGGATCATTATCGTCAATAACCACGGAAAACCGCGACTCGTCAAGTTTTACCAAAACGTGGAATCGGAAGCGCTGCAGCAATCTGTTATTCGTCGTGTCTTTCAGCAGGTTGCCGCACGGCCGGACTCCTTTTGCAATTACTTGGAAGGGATTGTACCAGAATGGGGGGACCATATAAAGCTCATCTATCGACACTACGCTACTTTATATTTCGTTTTTGCGGTTGACCAGCAAGAGAGCGATTTGGGGATTTTGGATCTTATTCAAGTGTTTGTAGAAGCGCTCGATAAGTGTTTCGAAAACGTATGCGAACTGGATTTAATATTCCATTCCGATCGGGTACACTATATATTGGACGAAATCGTTATGGGTGGCATGGTCTTGGAGACCAACATCCAGGGCGTCCTACAATCCATCAAGGATCAGGGCAAAATCCATCAAGATTCCTTGACCCGAGCGGATGCAGTAGAATCGGCCAGCAGTATACAGAATCGACTCGGCGGAACTGATTCCAAAGCAACATGGCAGTACAATTGGTAGATTAACTTTGTACAATTATTCGTGTATGCATCGTATTAACAGTAATCAACGCAAGCTCTTCTGAAATGAACCGCATTCATCGATCGCGGTCCTCTCCTATCAACCGAAGTGTGTAGATGAAGATGTTGATGATATCATTGTACAACGTCATTGCTCCAAATACGTAATCCTTTTCACTCATTTGATACTTGGTGTGCTTACCGGCCACAATGAGTTTCGTGTGGTAGGCAAGATAAAACGAAAACAGGCACGCACCGGCCAAACTATACAGTACTTCATTGTAGGGCATAAACCCAGCTGGTAGGACGCCAAGGACTTGCAAAAGTTGAACGATTCCGTATACCAGAAAAATGAGCCCACACCTGTTGTGGCAAACAAATGTTTCTCGGGTGAGCGACTGCCGCAACAGAcggattcaaaaagggtcGAAAGACTTACGAGGACAACCCCGCCCCCCATTGCGACAAATCATACTTGGGGTTTCTTTGCTTCGCGGTATAGAGGGAAACACTAGTTGCTGCCACAGCGGTTGCTAACATCGCAGAGCATACGGATCGAAAATGGTAAAAGCTGCTGATGAAGCCGACGGACAACGCTTCCCCGGCAGTAAAGAGAGCAAGAATCTGCCACTTCAACGGTGACGACCGTCTGGCACTAGCACTGGCGCACATTACAAACCATGCTACGGTCGACAGTAGCAGTGACAATACTGGCATTGTAGAACCAATTCCCGGTCTACGCATCCAGTTGCCCAAGCCAGGGTTGACACCAAACATCACAACCGAAAGAGCCGTGACAACTAATTGTCCCGCCAAAATCGCGTAGACACGGGCTTTCAACAGAGTAAAAAACACGAATTAGTAAACACTTTCCGATCCCACGTGTAACAATGATATTTTTCTATATAGCACATACCAATGAAGGAGTTCCGGGAATCACGCGTGAGAAAGGCTTCCATCACCTCTTTGGTCTGTTCTCGTTCATCTTGAGCGTCCCGATTTTGTGAGGAACTAGCGGACAAGGTCCGCAACGATGATTGCTGCGGTGATTTTTGTGTAGTCACCCTTCTTGCAGTAAATGGAGTTGTTGAAGACGACCACGGTGAAGACCCACCTCGAAAAGAGAACGAATACAAACTTTGCTCTGTCCTACGCCTTACATTCGATGACTGCTGATATCTAGCAATACTCAAGTCCACGAGTGACCCAAGGCAGAAGAGACATATAGCAGAGCGAAGGCGGTGATATCTCATACTACaacgatttacagttacatcaACCGAATTCAGAGCTAAAGCAAAGGGCAGCGTCGGTCGACGTTCTCGATTTCATTTCCATTGTAACAGTAGGGGACGCTCACACAAAATCAAACTGCTATGGCTTCTCTCATCTATTTGTTGTGGTTTTCTTAGTCGTGGGTAAACGTGATTCTAGACACCAACCAAATTGCCAGATTTTCTGCTCCGACTGTCTGAGGCTTAAAACTCACGAACTGTAAGGGTAGGGTTGTGGAAAGTGAGCATTTTACATTAGCAACCGGCTCAGGAAAGTCAATTTCGACGACTACCAATCATGTATCATTGCCGCCTCGACCATGACGACGCCATCCAAAGCAACTGCGAACGGCAGCACTCCTTCAATTATGCGAAGACGTGAGAAACGAAAACATCAAGCAAATTCTATCATCAGCTTAAGAGATCCTTTCGACATTCTCGCTTTAGCAATTCGGTATGACGAAAGTCTTCAGGACCCGTCGATCCTTCGTGCTCCATTGCAATCCGCCCGGTTGTTTGATCCTGATTTGTTCGCCCACAGCCTCGAGATTTTGGAGCAAAAGACCAAAGCTCCTACAAAGCTGTCTCTGAAGGACCGGCGGGCAGCCAGGAAGGGACATAACGACCCCGTGGCGTTGACGCCTGTCATCCTCGCTGGTTTGCTGAACGCTTTGGAGGAACTTTCTTCGACTACAGAGAAGGCCGTGATTGCGGAAGCGGACGTATCGTCCAAGCTGGTACAATATTGTCAAGCCATGCGACGTAGTACCCTCAAAAGACTCGAGCGAAATCGTTATCGAAATCGCGTCCAGCGCATCGTTTTGCCTTTGGGTAGTGCCGGAATATTATTCTGCGTCTATCTATTGAGTGTGACAGCCATGCGCCAACTATTGATTGAAATGCATTTCATCGATTCGTGCGAAAACATGGGTGATTATGCCGTCGCGTGTCAATTGGCGGAAGCTGCGTTATGGGACAAGTATCGCGACTATGTTTTATCGCTAGGAGAAACACCCTGCGGGATGGAGCATTCACAGCAGCTACCCTGCAATCATGCTCTGCTCCACAATCGCTACATGGAATCTCCGTTTGCACTACATGCATTTCTTTCACAAAATATTATAGgcatggaagaaattgaatcAGGGCGAAAACCTCGACCCTCCACACGAGACAGAAAATCGGGTATGGAAAAGCATTCTTTATCACTAAATTGGCTTGGTCGGTCAACGGTCAACAGCTTTGTACGAGACACTATACATCGGTATATGGTGGGGAAGAAGGAGTGGACGATTCTGGACGCCGGGAGTGGTGTGGGGGGCACGCTCTATACGCTACTGGATTCTGTTCAAAACACAAAGTTGACATATCACGGCATTACTGTCAGTGCGGCAGAGAGCTATTTGGCCCGGCGACTATTGTTGCACCACAATTTGGATCTCCTCAACATTCGCTTCCATCAACAGACCTTCGATGAGCCACTGCCGTCGAAAAGCTACCATGCAGTTCTAGCGATTGAATCGCTTACGTACGCACGAAACTTGACGGCTACGCTACGCAACCTAGTACAAACACTGCAACCAGGCGGAGTCTTGGTTGTCGCCGATCACGTTGCCTACCATACGCCGGATGAAGAACAAGAGAGGGCGGTCCCTAGTTATCGTCCATCACTAGTGTCCCAAGATGTTTGGACACAAGCACTACAAAATGCAGGTTGTCGATTGGATGTACATCGGGATTTGAGTATGGAGTACGACGTAGGTTCGCATGCACCAGTGGTCACGTCATGGGACTTGTTTGCCTTGTCGCCCTGTTGGTCGTGGCGATGGTTTTGGCGAGGCCACGACGCGGCAGCCGAACGCTTACAAAAGTTGCAACTAGATCGGTTGGCCGTCAAGCAGCAAACAATATGGACGTATAAAGGATACGAAGATGCGGCTTTGGGATACCATGTATTTGTATGCACTAAGCTAAATTAGAATTACTGTAgattcttctttgccgtGTTATTTCGACGAAGCAAAACAGTGTATTTGCATGATTTTCGAAGTTGTGGTTTTCGCCGATGAAAATGCTAGCATTGTAGTGCAACCTACAGCAAAAGTACTCACCCATACCATCTATAGAAAATCGCTTTGCCGGAGGCCAGGCAAAAAGAAGCCCAGCCCAACCCGGTCGGTCAACGCATGCATTCGCGCCGAAAAGCTGACCGTACAAACGCTGAATTCCCTACCTTCAGTATTTGTGTCTCGACAAGAGGGGTCCCAAACGAGAATCTAAGACTGACGTGGTCCAATCAAATTTTCGCTATTGTCTGACGGGCATTTCGAAACGGTTTTTCCGCCAGTCGTTGTCGATGACGTCGAACTTCCGAAAATTCTTCCAGAACTTTGGTAGGTCACCAATCGGAGGTCGTTCGCGTCCGTATCCGCATCCGCACTCATAGTCAGCCCAAAGCCGAATCCACTTTGCTATCGTCACAGGCTCACAATTTTCCCATTCGTTGAGAGAGCGAAAATCCGACTACTCGTGCAATCGACAATATCTTCTGGACTATGAAATTAAACATTGCTGCTATTGCGCTATTTGCTGCatcggcttcggcctttgCTCCTCGATTTGCGTCGCCTCGCTCCCACGCTACCGTACTGTCCGCGGTCCTCGAAGAACGAACGGGGCAGTCTCAGCTCGACCCTGCCGTCATCGAGCGATACGCTGCGCTTCCCTACCCGGATGATACCGTTCTTGCCGAATATGTATGGGTCGATGCCGTGGGTAACACGCGCTCCAAGACACGCACGCTTCCTGCCAAGAAGGTACGAATTCAAAATATATCTAGCGGAATTTAAAGAAATACACATCCGATTCTCGATATTTGAGTTTTCACGCTTTTGTGACTCCAATTCTGACATACGTCCTTATCACCAGGCTGCATCTGTCGAGGCTCTTCCCAAGTGGAACTTTGATGGCTCTTCGACGGACCAGGCTCCCGGAGACGACTCGGAAGTTATTCTACGTCCTTGCCGTATCTTCAAAGATCCTTTCCGACCTCGTAACGATGGTCTCGACAATGTTCTCGTCATGTGCGATTGCTACACACCGAACGGCGAAGCAATTCCCACGAACCACCGTGCCAAGGCTATGGAATCTTTTGAATCCAGGGAAGACGAAGAGATCTGGTTCGGGCTCGAACAGGAATTTACGCTGTTCAACTTGGACAAGCGTACCCCTCTCGGCTGGCCAGAAGGCGGCATGCCCAATCGCCCTCAAGGACCTTACTATTGTAGTGTTGGACCCGAAAATAACTTCGGACGTCACATTACGGAATCCATGTACCGGGCTTGTCTCTACGCAGGCATCAACATTTCGGGAACGAATGGAGAAGTCATGCCCGGACAACAGGAATACCAGGTTGGACCCTGCGTGGGAATTGACGCAGGGGATCAGCTCATGATGAGCCGATACATTCTTCAGCGTGTCTGCGAGGATTTCCAGGTATATTGTACACTCCATCCCAAGCCCATCGTTGACGGTGACTGGAACGGCGCCGGCATGCACACCAATGTTTCTACTAAATCCATGCGCGAGGAAGGTGGCCTTGAAGTTATCAAAAAGGCGATTTACAAGTTGGGGGCCAAGCACCTTGAGCACATCGCTGTGTACGGTGAAGGTAACGAACTTCGCCTGACAGGCAAGCACGAAACGGCCAGCATGGACAAGTTTTGCTACGGTGTTGCCAACCGTGGAGCGTCCATTCGAATTGGTCGCGACACCGAAGCCGAGGGGAAGGGATACTTCGAGGATCGTCGTCCGTCATCTAACGCCGATCCTTACATTGTTACGGGAAAGATCATGAATACAATTATGGAAGATGTGGAAGTCCCCGATATTGCTCCAATGGACAAGGCCGTGGCCTAAGCACAAAGATTTGGTGATTTTGATCTGTGTTTTTTTTCCCACTATTTTTGGTCTCACGAATCGCTTGCACACGTAGTAGTACACTTCACAAAAGCCACCTTCCATTAAGAAAAACATAATTTTGCCACACGATAACGACATACATTTACCACTGCTACCCATGACAGGGGTGACTacagctgacagtgagggaCGAGAATCTGTCGAATCCAGGTCGCGTAGGGCAGTTGcagaaaaagcacaaaatcATAAAAGAAGAAACTTGGGTTACCACGGAAAAAATGCTTGTGCAGGGTGCGAACCAAAATTCAATGGCAACAATAGATACAGAAATTGCGCCAGTGGCGAAGAAAGAATGCAATGCAACTGAAGCGTAACATCTGTGTCACATTCCAGCAAGGCAACGTCGTTTTGATTTATCAGGGCATGATTCGCCGCCGGGAAAACATAGGACACAGAGAATGGAGATGAGGAAGTGTGTTCGTTGCGTGGAAATATACGAAGCGGCATCAGCATTGCTTTCGAATGATGGTAAAAGCACTTTATATGATCGTCACTGTTGCTATAATCTACATAGCATATTCGTACCTTTAAAAATACAAATAACGATAAAAAGTGTTCTACGGGAAGTATGACCGCCATCGAACATCCACACCAGCTAATCGTGTTGACAGCGCCTGTGTTTGTTCACGGTCAACTTCGGGCCGATCGATCGCCGTAAGTTCAACCTGAAGCCCAGCTTTTTGTGCGGCAATCACGAAATCACACAGCATTTGATGTGCCCTCGACGAGCATTCGGAAGGCAACTGCGGATTCATCAGGTTATCGTACTGGTCTGCGTCGCTCGTCATGAGTGCGACGCTAACCGAGTCCACACCGCATTCCACTAAGTCCTTTGCTCTGGTTGACGAAAGCAAGCCGTTGGTCGAAAGCCGAACAGGTAGATCACACAGTTCTTGTACGTGCTGTACAAATTTAGATAATATGTTGAATCTCAGTGTGGGTTCTCCTTCTCCCGCAATCACTATGGATTCAAATTCGGAGAGGTTAATTTCCTGTATCTCCATCAGAAGTTCTTCTACTGTTGGGCGTCCCGATAAAAAGTCTGAAGGAAGCTCCACGACAAAAGCATCGTCAGATGGCTCCGGTAGCTTTTGTTTACGTTCTTGTGTTTCTAACCATATGCACCAGTGTTTCCATTGAGATGCGTTTCCTTCAGCATCCCGCACGCGACATagggcgacgacgacttcCGGTGGGAGCAAGAAGTTGGGACCCCGGGTAAGCGGTAGAGTCCGACTATTGCATCGACTGGTGAGCGGAACGTACAAAGATTTGCCTATCCTATAGGTGAAGCAAGATGTCAGTGTCTTTGTCCACTTCATCGTACAGCAACCCGCCCGCCggtttgctgctgttgcgcATCCAACGAAGGATCACAATGTTGATGTACAGAAACGGCAAACCGAGGGGGCAGAATAATAGCGAGATGCCTTACAGATCCTCTCCCAAAATGGAATTGTTCCTTCGCAGTCAAAGAAAATGTCGCTACCGACATCGAAACGACTGTGCTTACGAATCAACCACAGCGACTTTCCATTTCGTAAGTATAGGTATTTCTACGTTGATCGATTGACTTCTTCCCCATCGACAAGCTTTCCGGGTTTCTGGAATTCCGGTCGCTCCCTGGACAACAAAATCTGGAGTCGAATGGGTTGGTTGCATTATTTCGACGTGTGATCTGTCCACAAAACACGAACAAAGCAGTATCCCATATTATTCGTACCGAAATGCAGGCTGTGGCTCCTCTGACTGCTGTACAGATTCCGTGTTGCCTTTGTGGCGTGCTTACTGCGCCGAACGCAGCGAATCAGTGCGCTTCGTGTCTGGCACAGGAATTTGATCTGAAAGGCCGCTTGCAGCGGGGTCCATCGGGGGCACCATTTGCGACAACTTACCAGTGCCGGGAATGCCGTCGGTTCCGACGGACTGAAAAGCACCACGAACACGCCGGACCAGAATCCCCGGAGCTACTAGCGATTTGCTTAAAAGCAATTCCGGCGCTCCAATCGACGGCTGAACCCCGCTTACATTTGATCGATGCTGGTTGGGTATGGACGGAACCACATTCCATGCGGTGGAAGGTACGATTGACGGTGAGGACCGAAATTCAGGCCGTGACGGTCCAACAACGTGTAGTCGTTGAACTCCACAATGCCTTTCGGCAGTGCAATGATTGCAATCGTGAGTTCACCAATCGTACCTGGCAAGCGCTCGTCCAGCTGCGTCAAAAACGCTCAGACGATGCGCCCAAGAAGGGACTGACGGCCTTGGAAATGGCGCTGGCGAAGAATAAGGAAATTCGAAAGCATGTACTCAAGATCGATGCCGTACGGAATGGTTTTGATTTCTACTTTCTGTCGCTGTCCTACGCCCAAGCGTTCAGCGCTTACCTACAACGAGTTGGTCCGATGCGCGTCAAGACCAGTAAGAAGCTCGTTTCACAAGATTTTACGAACAACACAGCGAATATGAAGTACACGGTAGTTTGTGATTTGGTACCATTTTGCAAAGACGACTTGGTTTTGATTAAGAAGGGCGCTAAAGGAAAATTGTCGGGACGCTTAGCACTCGTGACGAAGGTGTCGAGTGTCGTACATTTGATGGATTCATCTCCGAAACGGGAAGCGTTGCTCGATAGTCAAATGGAGCTGTCGCCAGACGCGTATTACAAACAAGAGAAGCTGTACACAATTCTACAAGCGTCGAACCGAACTATCCCATTTGTGGTTTTAGATGTTGACTTGTGTCAGCACGATGGGGGCGCAATGGATGAAAGTGGCCAGCCACTATATGCTGGAGTAGAAAATAGCGTGGAGAAGTACTGTTTGGCCGATGTTCAGGTTGCTCGTCAGTCGGATTTTGGGGTCAATGATGAAGTTTTCAATTGTGTCACGCATCTAGGCCATTTGATCAGACCAGGTGATGTCGTCATGGGATACGATTTAGTTGCAACGGTGGGTGGTGACTGGGAGGTCGAAGAGTCCCTCCACAACAGTTTTGTACTGCCGGATGTTGTTTTAGTCAAAAAGATCGTGGGGTCGTTGCAACCGTCCGCA encodes:
- a CDS encoding predicted protein, which codes for MQQHPRLQRSVFDPRYIGAMILVTIHGVSSDAPVCEGDPGQCESGILAPCGLYLAPSTKNPETLTLHSGVDRDAHELVGEPDIALPFFDPNKNEWSAWHDMVWNIDVLDGLILENSFLSELLLPGVGTLPACSVFQGENVRLKRNHVIDSLDVHRAKDATAGSFSYHHGVTYETVRSMAAGEELFLDCLGPPPPFRRDKEKDEDDGNGDLDNDVYEDENGGGEDDEIRSLEWLQENGVCVDNIWIGPSTKLGIGNGAFTKRAVAKGTVIAPSPVLHLDRSQLQIVEQRFREDPFPPFFREHGVEYSDYVVGQQLALNYCYGHPDSNVLLLPLAPGINFINHDAISPNAFVRWSTSLTEPSDWLEETAHQLFAESVDGTLLIEFVALREIAAGEEIFIDYGETWSTAWNSHVKEWTFDGASYISAAKFEDLYGNDAIRTHMEQSKNPYPDNLTTACYFVAIEVDDEEELVEWENEALHCLRPCSIKTRYKEDGITFYTAIVYPLKSPAEPQYCGEIPDSGLFVTGIPLQAVKVVDKAYSSDVNQRNTFRHEIGIPKRFYPSNWMSADSRPLGDFSPDPLKPGEMAEIRWASSGDVATKWAYRLGLHESIRKTLLEYCDRMGITDIFRHVTTRDNALLPGADKNLELNGHNWFLQRPDKKWRSNLHWLSPGDNAAHEDYLQALSVSGFDTILRGIGEQMGMDGLVAFHVTFIAVSYSTEGYMHYDVTATGGKAYNIIIPLILANETGPELDLRSSSILGEDETESLVGRYRYEYEVASMLGDDAYHATSAVDYRASKEMRMAATIYVADVNEENAGAILNEYTQAYPPDDRDLLMSWSGRHWRKDDTTAKLPAPVSGHILLEANTDNTS
- the AP3sigma gene encoding predicted protein (Sigma (small) subunit of the AP3 complex, ortholog of T. pseudonana TPS_146955), with product MIKGIIIVNNHGKPRLVKFYQNVESEALQQSVIRRVFQQVAARPDSFCNYLEGIVPEWGDHIKLIYRHYATLYFVFAVDQQESDLGILDLIQVFVEALDKCFENVCELDLIFHSDRVHYILDEIVMGGMVLETNIQGVLQSIKDQGKIHQ
- a CDS encoding predicted protein produces the protein MCASASARRSSPLKWQILALFTAGEALSVGFISSFYHFRSVCSAMLATAVAATSVSLYTAKQRNPKYDLSQWGAGLSSCGLIFLVYGIVQLLQVLGVLPAGFMPYNEVLYSLAGACLFSFYLAYHTKLIVAGKHTKYQMSEKDYVFGAMTLYNDIINIFIYTLRLIGEDRDR
- a CDS encoding predicted protein — protein: MTTPSKATANGSTPSIMRRREKRKHQANSIISLRDPFDILALAIRYDESLQDPSILRAPLQSARLFDPDLFAHSLEILEQKTKAPTKLSLKDRRAARKGHNDPVALTPVILAGLLNALEELSSTTEKAVIAEADVSSKLVQYCQAMRRSTLKRLERNRYRNRVQRIVLPLGSAGILFCVYLLSVTAMRQLLIEMHFIDSCENMGDYAVACQLAEAALWDKYRDYVLSLGETPCGMEHSQQLPCNHALLHNRYMESPFALHAFLSQNIIGMEEIESGRKPRPSTRDRKSGMEKHSLSLNWLGRSTVNSFVRDTIHRYMVGKKEWTILDAGSGVGGTLYTLLDSVQNTKLTYHGITVSAAESYLARRLLLHHNLDLLNIRFHQQTFDEPLPSKSYHAVLAIESLTYARNLTATLRNLVQTLQPGGVLVVADHVAYHTPDEEQERAVPSYRPSLVSQDVWTQALQNAGCRLDVHRDLSMEYDVGSHAPVVTSWDLFALSPCWSWRWFWRGHDAAAERLQKLQLDRLAVKQQTIWTYKGYEDAALGYHVFVCTKLN
- a CDS encoding predicted protein (This gene is also known as GSII.), with amino-acid sequence MKLNIAAIALFAASASAFAPRFASPRSHATVLSAVLEERTGQSQLDPAVIERYAALPYPDDTVLAEYVWVDAVGNTRSKTRTLPAKKAASVEALPKWNFDGSSTDQAPGDDSEVILRPCRIFKDPFRPRNDGLDNVLVMCDCYTPNGEAIPTNHRAKAMESFESREDEEIWFGLEQEFTLFNLDKRTPLGWPEGGMPNRPQGPYYCSVGPENNFGRHITESMYRACLYAGINISGTNGEVMPGQQEYQVGPCVGIDAGDQLMMSRYILQRVCEDFQVYCTLHPKPIVDGDWNGAGMHTNVSTKSMREEGGLEVIKKAIYKLGAKHLEHIAVYGEGNELRLTGKHETASMDKFCYGVANRGASIRIGRDTEAEGKGYFEDRRPSSNADPYIVTGKIMNTIMEDVEVPDIAPMDKAVA
- a CDS encoding predicted protein, yielding MKWTKTLTSCFTYRIGKSLYVPLTSRCNSRTLPLTRGPNFLLPPEVVVALCRVRDAEGNASQWKHWCIWLETQERKQKLPEPSDDAFVVELPSDFLSGRPTVEELLMEIQEINLSEFESIVIAGEGEPTLRFNILSKFVQHVQELCDLPVRLSTNGLLSSTRAKDLVECGVDSVSVALMTSDADQYDNLMNPQLPSECSSRAHQMLCDFVIAAQKAGLQVELTAIDRPEVDREQTQALSTRLAGVDVRWRSYFP
- a CDS encoding predicted protein, with translation MQAVAPLTAVQIPCCLCGVLTAPNAANQCASCLAQEFDLKGRLQRGPSGAPFATTYQCRECRRFRRTEKHHEHAGPESPELLAICLKAIPALQSTAEPRLHLIDAGWVWTEPHSMRWKVRLTVRTEIQAVTVQQRVVVELHNAFRQCNDCNREFTNRTWQALVQLRQKRSDDAPKKGLTALEMALAKNKEIRKHVLKIDAVRNGFDFYFLSLSYAQAFSAYLQRVGPMRVKTSKKLVSQDFTNNTANMKYTVVCDLVPFCKDDLVLIKKGAKGKLSGRLALVTKVSSVVHLMDSSPKREALLDSQMELSPDAYYKQEKLYTILQASNRTIPFVVLDVDLLENSVEKYCLADVQVARQSDFGVNDEVFNCVTHLGHLIRPGDVVMGYDLVATVGGDWEVEESLHNSFVLPDVVLVKKI